A single genomic interval of Lathyrus oleraceus cultivar Zhongwan6 chromosome 7, CAAS_Psat_ZW6_1.0, whole genome shotgun sequence harbors:
- the LOC127106780 gene encoding uncharacterized protein LOC127106780, producing the protein MMVNEGKLNINDPLLSVRRSICTPTSSTEVKTKILENSAQVLPCNKSEMIQNQVTEPVVVPKTTSLRDILNKVDHDKGIKDEKVKNLEEDDDDDVDAFSDALETLSSTESICVSGLDNLDANKCRTSSSDDKQAQDFMMNRFLPAAKAMTLQPHQHAPRKQSVLLEQPSTKLVSEEKKFFVNNMPITDIIPYTGQYEEEESESEQESDHEIDAYATISAKGCGLFPSSCIKNSLCLLNPMPDTKPDNQIPMWSSYEVEKPNKSSHFSSYRSGPTMKKAWDAIHKSKSSSGASESKRYNTYSGEPNQISRLASFRRSGVAVATGVSSSQSNSQSLADTNQSKKWKFSSQGHGSLQEVQSEGTKRSSNSRKLSMEKTLYEDTSSSKVKIPSSNSVIKAERLITDQENNQESMSLQLVRSSFDKDTEINNKQIVVVDDSEKTDAKCLMHLLSPPLPKSPSESWLCRALPLVSFKNSLAYPSRGTQQSHAAKMIGYSRTSSYSKWETIVKTSNLHHDHECCSQELTIYKSQHSKS; encoded by the exons ATGATGGTGAATGAAGGGAAGTTGAATATCAATGATCCTCTTCTGTCTGTGAGGCGCTCTATATGTACACCAACATCCTCAACTGAAGTAAAGACAAAGATACTAGAGAATTCAGCACAAGTCCTTCCATGCAACAAGTCTGAAATGATTCAAAATCAGGTAACGGAACCTGTTGTGGTGCCTAAAACAACATCTTTGAGGGACATTTTGAATAAAGTAGATCATGACAAAGGAATAAAAGATGAGAAGGTAAAAAATttggaagaggatgatgatgaCGACGTCGATGCTTTTTCGGATGCTTTAGAAACACTGTCTTCAACAGAATCAATATGTGTAAGTGGTTTGGATAATTTGGATGCAAACAAATGTAGAACATCTTCTAGTGATGATAAACAAGCTCAAGACTTCATGATGAACCGCTTTTTACCGGCAGCAAAGGCTATGACTTTACAACCACATCAACATGCTCCAAGAAAACAATCTGTTCTGTTAGAACAACCTAGCACCAAATTGGTTAGTGAAGAAAAGAAATTCTTTGTTAATAATATGCCAATCACCGACATTATACCATACACTGGTCAATATGAGGAGGAGGAATCAGAATCGGAACAAGAAAGTGATCATGAAATTGATGCTTATGCAACTATATCAGCTAAGGGTTGTGGATTATTTCCTAGTTCATGCATTAAGAATTCATTGTGCTTATTAAACCCAATGCCCGATACAAAACCGGATAACCAGATTCCCATGTGGTCTTCCTACGAGGTTGAAAAACCTAACAAAAGTTCTCATTTTAGCTCTTACAGATCAGGTCCAACCATGAAGAAG GCGTGGGATGCTATTCATAAAAGCAAATCAAGCTCTGGAGCTAGTGAATCGAAGAGGTATAATACTTACTCAGGTGAACCGAATCAGATAAGTAGGCTCGCTTCATTTCGTCGGTCAGGGGTTGCTGTCGCTACTGGTGTATCTTCTTCTCAAAGTAATTCGCAATCTCTGGCTGATACTAATCAATCTAAAAAATGGAAATTCTCAAGCCAAGGACATGGAAGTTTACAAGAGGTGCAATCAGAAGGAACCAAAAGAAGTTCAAATTCAAGGAAACTTTCAATGGAAAAAACATTGTATGAAGATACTTCTAGCAGTAAAGTAAAAATACCAAGCTCAAATTCAGTTATTAAGGCTGAAAGATTAATAACTGATCAAGAAAATAACCAAGAATCCATGTCCTTGCAACTTGTGCGAAGTTCATTTGATAAAGATACAGAGATCAACAACAAGCAAATTGTTGTAGTTGATGATTCAGAAAAAACTGATGCTAAATGTCTTATGCACCTTCTTTCTCCACCATTGCCAAAGTCACCTTCCGAGTCGTGGCTTTGTCGCGCCTTGCCCTTAGTTTCTTTCAAAAATTCCCTCGCATATCCGAGTCGTGGAACACAACAATCACACGCTGCTAAAATGATAGGTTACAGTAGAACATCCAGCTATAGCAAGTGGGAAACAATAGTGAAAACTTCAAATTTGCATCATGATCATGAATGCTGTTCTCAG GAACTAACCATATATAAGTCTCAGCATTCAAAGTCTTAG